The Anoplolepis gracilipes chromosome 14, ASM4749672v1, whole genome shotgun sequence genome includes a window with the following:
- the Rrp5 gene encoding rRNA biogenesis protein RRP5: MESFPRGGRKPVIKRSSNKLFDESRSSKKRKRTKEKDNNVNVKDINSIATASRLSKATLHEGMTVLGRISQMYTKEYDLIVSIPGGFVGRVEVTNISKSYTNLLQNIIDIKAVRLNEFKPWQDLYNFGDYVVCYVKGKSEKKKWLYNLSMEPQLINQNIHNSYLVKNAKIVCTIKSIEDHGYVVDTGIANVRAFLATENVDKEKKYFPGNQLLCIIKEIETINNSSIIKLSAKKKKINNVSTHNIVSLDVLTPGTKLSLCVTKVLSNGLQVTFGKDNIGYINQVYLDNPLSMYAENMEVTGVLLYILPTVKLAYFSLLTDESEEENINRGKIIKAKVLYRVSDGIILKISKSGLRGFVSFPKSQVPFAKIPTVFKQGSTHKCRILAYNWMEHLYICTMEKELLKEEYFLISDLNYGNIVTVTIRDLYISGCILVQVGQISGLVPPIHVSDNDKSAINKLKIGDRIIARVLDFKSTSMNATFTLKQSLIKSELPVLHDIHDAQSGSKYHGTITKIDQNGLLVRFYGTLRGWVPRTALNSDTYNMNYSVGQTVTVCIESVEKDKRKIKLIIVNEKQNQQIVNFSIGEVIEGVVTESSIKGVHLTIQAKDNVATGFLPAGHMAPCIEIGKLLASRCTPGDRISVLVFATKPSLIFSYTLVTKERYRSFDSLKVGDCIPCTIRDRLQDGVRVILSIENYPKLGFVSYKNISNFELLDVNQILIVKITSINKRDKSLTLTMTLKDVWDSLLDNNAKMMAAVDILHLYLNKLSELVMQPFYKDKPISSVVLGQKVTGIVEKITSYGLVFELNNRLKGIVRNDHYSNEFKVGDKVFGTILWKNYVDEYVEVSLLPRIVNGISSKQETLPELPTEVVLRAEILLITKWLILVLIKRNGAGYLTALPVRRHVNDIAPDTTPYMLFAKIRVYVVMTRNESDIVPICMLKSAFETKIPKDSPATTKKITEQRSVMLTNPPEQALKKEKKKKYEAEIKKESRIKFIDESSELTNESSDESEKKEDEPIANDLQLHIQDCGFSWDDDKINVAASPETSSDEEEEPKEEPKRKKKKLSAAERREQEREKERKIRQQEEALASNQAPNSTDQFDKLVLSSPDSSLVWSQYMVYHLQATEIEKARAVAKRAIKTINFREENERLNVWNAWLNLESRFGTPESLEDVFQKAVRTNDAFKIYTHMLIVHTDAGRKKELEKIIDTMIGKFKQDLQTWINCGAALLKIGLKEKSRHIMQRAMQSLPASQHVNLLARFANLENKLGDKERAQTLFEKILSSYPKRVDVWSCYIDCLIKSENIDKARKALEQACVQTLPVRKMKILFTKFKNFEEKYGTFESVARIVQMAADYVEKQCNK; this comes from the exons atGGAGAGCTTTCCCAGAGGCGGAAGAAAACCCGTAATTAAAAGATCGTCAAATAAA tTGTTTGACGAATCTAGATCAAGCAAAAAACGTAAACGAACAAAGGAAAAAGATAACAATGTAAATGTGAAAGATATAAACTCTATCGCCACTGCAAGTCGCTTATCAAAGGCAACATTACATGAAGGAATGACAGTTCTTGGCCGAATTTCTCAAATGTATACTAAAGAATATGACTTAATTGTGTCTATACCAGGTGGATTTGTAGGACGCGTGGAAGTTACAAATATCAGCAAGTCGTACACAAACttgttgcaaaatataattgacataAAAGCCGTCcgattaaatgaatttaaaccttggcaagatttatataattttggtgATTATGTAGTGTGTTATGTCAAAGGTAaatctgaaaagaaaaaatggtTGTACAACTTATCTATGGAGccacaattaataaatcagaATATACATAACAgttatcttgtaaaaaatgcaaagataGTTTGCACTATTAAGAGCATAGAAGATCATGGATATGTAGTTGACACAGGCATAGCTAATGTTAGAGCATTTCTCGCTACCGAGAATgttgataaagaaaagaaatatt ttcCAGGTAATCAACTTTTGTGCATCATTAAGGAGAtagaaacaataaataattcatctaTCATCAAATTGTCAgccaagaaaaaaaagattaataacgTTAGCACACATAATATAGTCTCTTTAGACGTTCTAACACCGGGAACAAAATTATCCCTTTGTGTGACAAAAGTGCTCTCCAATGGTTTGCAAGTTACATTTGGAAAAGATAACATTGGATATATAAATCAAGTTTATTTAGACAATCCTTTATCTATGTATGCAGAAAACATGGAAGTGACTGGTGTGTTGTTGTATATATTGCCAACTGTGAAATTGGCTTATTTTAGTCTACTAACCGATGAATctgaagaagaaaatattaatagaggcaaaattataaaagcaaaaGTACTGTATAGAGTATCCGATgggataattttaaaaatatctaaatctGGACTACGTGGATTTGTTTCTTTCCCAAAAAGCCAAGTTCCATTTGCCAAAATTCCGACTGTGTTTAAGCAAGGTTCCACACATAAGTGCAGAATACTTGCGTATAACTGGATGGAACATCTTTATATCTGTACAATGGAGAAGGAACTTTTAAAAGaggaatactttttaatttctgatcTGAACTATGGCAATATCGTTACTGTAACTATTAGAGATTTGTATATAAGTGGCTGTATACTTGTACAGGTAGGACAGATTTCGGGACTTGTTCCACCGATACACGTATCTGATAATGATAAAagcgcaataaataaattgaaaatcggAGATAGAATCATAGCGAGAGTTTTGGACTTTAAATCTACTTCTATGAATGCAACGTTTACGCTGAAACAGTCGCTAATAAAAAGCGAACTACCAGTTTTACATGATATTCATGATGCACAGTCTGGATCAAAATATCACGGTACAATCACTAAAATAGATCAGAATGGTTTGTTAGTGAGATTTTATGGAACTCTAAGAGGATGGGTGCCACGCACTGCGTTAAACAGCGacacatataatatgaattacTCCGTTGGTCAAACTGTTACTGTATGCATCGAGTCTGTAGAAaaggataaaagaaaaataaaactaataattgttaatgaaaaACAGAACCAGCAGATCGTGAATTTTTCAATTGGAGAAGTAATCGAAGGAGTAGTTACAGAATCGTCCATCAAGGGAGTACACTTGACGATACAAGCAAAAGATAATGTCGCGACAGGCTTCTTACCAGCGGGTCATATGGCTCCGTGTATTGAAATTGGCAAGTTATTGGCATCAAGATGCACTCCTGGAGATCGAATTTCAGTTTTAGTTTTTGCTACAAAGccaagtttaatattttcatatactcTCGTGACAAAAGAACGATATAGAAGCTTTGATTCGTTAAAAGTAGGCGATTGCATTCCATGTACAATCAGAGATAGATTGCAAGACGGTGTGAGAGTTATCTTATCTATTGAAAATTATCCAAAATTAGGATTTGTATCTTATAAAAACATCAGTAATTTCGAACTATTGGACgtgaatcaaatattaattgttaaaatcaCGAGTATTAATAAGCGAGATAAATCTTTAACTCTGACAATGACATTGAAAGATGTATGGGATAGTCTGTTGGATAACAATGCTAAAATGATGGCTGCAGtggatattttacatttatatctcaATAAATTATCGGAACTAGTGATGCAACCGTTTTATAAAGACAAACCAATTTCATCGGTAGTCTTGGGTCAGAAGGTCACTGGCATTGTCGAGAAAATTACTTCATATGGTCTtgtatttgaattaaataatcgttTGAAAGGTATAGTACGCAATGATCATTATTCCAATGAGTTTAAAGTTGGAGACAAGGTATTCGGTACGATCCTGTGGAAGAATTATGTCGATGAATACGTCGAGGTATCATTGTTACCGAGAATAGTAAATGGCATTAGTTCGAAACAAGAAACGCTGCCGGAACTTCCCACCGAAGTTGTACTGAGAGCCGAAATTTTGCTGATTACCAAGTGGTTGATACTCGTTCTCATAAAACGCAATGGCGCAGGATATTTGACAGCGTTACCCGTCCGCCGACACGTTAACGACATCGCTCCCGATACAACGCCTTACATGCTTTTCGCCAAGATTCGAGTGTATGTTGTAATGACGAGAAACGAGTCTGATATTGTTCCCATTTGTATGTTAAAGTCTGCATTTGAAACCAAAATCCCAAAAGACTCGCCTGCAACtacaaagaaaataactgAACAACGAAGTGTAATGCTTACAAATCCACCGGAGCAAGCactaaagaaagagaagaagaaaaaatatgaagctgaaattaaaaaagaaagtagaATAAAGTTTATAGATGAATCTTCTGAATTGACTAATGAGTCATCCGATGagagtgaaaaaaaagaagatgaaCCAATTGCGAATGatttacaattacatattCAAGATTGTGGATTTTCCTGGGatgacgataaaataaatgtagctGCTTCTCCTGAAACATCTAGCGATGAAGAGGAGGAACCTAAAGAGGAACCTAagcgaaagaagaagaaattgaGCGCAGCCGAGCGTCGAGAACAAGAACGCGAGAAAGAACGTAAGATCCGTCAGCAAGAGGAAGCTCTGGCGAGTAATCAAGCACCCAATTCGACGGATCAATTTGATAAATTGGTTTTATCCAGTCCTGACAGTTCCTTGGTGTGGTCACAGTATATGGTGTATCATTTGCAAGCTACGGAAATCGAAAAAGCGAGAGCGGTTGCCAAACGAGCCATCAAAACGATCAATTTCAGAGAAGAAAACGAACGGTTAAACGTATGGAACGCTTGGCTAAATCTAGAGTCTAGATTCGGCACTCCGGAATCTTTGGAGGACGTGTTCCAGAAAGCTGTGCGGACCAATGACGcgttcaaaatatatacacacatgttGATTGTACATACGGACGCtggtagaaaaaaagaattagaaaaGATTATCGACACTATGATTGGCAAGTTTAAACAGGATCTTCAAACGTGGATAAATTGCGGTGCTGCATTATTGAAGATCGGTCTGAAAGAAAAATCGCGACACATTATGCAACGGGCGATGCAATCGTTGCCTGCATCTCAAC atgtGAATTTGTTGGCAAGATTTGCAAATTTGGAGAACAAACTGGGAGATAAGGAACGGGCGCAGACATTATTCGAGAAGATCTTGAGCTCTTATCCGAAACGTGTCGATGTGTGGTCATGTTACATAGACTGTTTAATCAAATCTGAGAACATTGATAAAGCCAG AAAAGCATTGGAACAAGCCTGTGTCCAAACACTTCCAGTGAGAAAAATgaagattttatttacaaagttTAAGAATTTCGAGGAAAAGTATGGCACATTTGAGAGTGTAGCTCGTATAGTACAAATGGCTGCTGATTATGTCGAGAAACAATGTAATAAGTAA
- the Prx5 gene encoding peroxiredoxin-5, mitochondrial, producing MNQLISRVVSVNGRRSFNCFARSFHVSSQKMVIAVGDKLPNVDLFENTPADKVNLAQAAAGKKIIIFGVPGAFTPGCSKTHLPGYVTKADELKSKGISEIFCISINDPFVMAAWGKEHNATGKVRMLADPKGDFTDAVDLSVDLQVLGGKRSKRYSMIVDNGTVKELNVEPDNTGLSCSLADRIKV from the exons ATGAATCAGCTAATAAGTCGTGTTGTTTCCGTCAACGGACGACGATCGTTTAATTGTTTTGCACGAAGCTTTCACGTATCATCGCAAAAAATGGTTATTGCC GTTGGAGATAAATTGCCTAACGTGGATCTCTTTGAGAATACACCGGCGGATAAGGTGAATCTAGCACAGGCTGCAGCTGGCaagaaaatcattatatttggTGTACCAGGTGCATTCACGCCTGGAtgttcaaaa aCTCATCTTCCTGGTTATGTTACAAAAGCTGATGAACTAAAATCTAAGGGAATTTCAGAAATCTTTTGTATTAGTATCAATGATCCATTCGTTATGGCAGCTTGGGGAAAAGAACATAATGCAACAGGAAAG GTACGAATGTTAGCCGATCCTAAAGGAGATTTTACAGATGCTGTAGATCTTAGCGTAGATCTGCAGGTTTTAGGAGGCAAGCGCAGCAAACGTTATTCTATGATTGTTGATAACGGGACTGTAAAGGAACTTAATGTTGAACCAGATAATACTGGTTTATCTTGCTCTCTGGCAGATCGCATAAAAGTTTAA
- the Mrps22 gene encoding small ribosomal subunit protein mS22, which produces MLWHRINNFLRHSYARAIFNCRNFASENVETDSIERDPTPYFFNRNVQQYLKTLTTVDYTKIFIARKDGHKLKPPEYKFLTSEQLEEAAKEAENKAKKYLQMPPVVKQRLDPTEPLCKDPSLKDHDTAKYVFTDITYGLNDKKRFVVVREPEGTLRHATWQERDRIVQIYFPKPSREIEKPKMFEGDNLKSLLNRNEYTFILDRACVQFEPDDPTYQEVTREVYEHINKEKHFDALRSTRHFGPMVFHLAWTKNIDNLLCKMIETGRIEHAAILIRIFHIIHPTLKSAVDLCKVSDDVEFIMHYARLDSPRKSTIEKLLQSYKESRQKHQIIEEGIKQAHGIVLETNKV; this is translated from the exons ATGCTTTGGCATCgtataaacaattttctgCGACATTCGTATGCTCGTGCAATCTTCAATTGCCGTAATTTTGCGTCAGAAAATGTTGAAACAG attcgATAGAAAGAGATCCGACaccatatttctttaatagaaACGTTCAGCAGTATCTCAAAACACTAACCACAGTagattatacaaaaatctttatcgCTCGCAAAGATGGACACAAACTCAAACCACCagagtataaatttttaacaagcgAGCAGCTTGAGGAAGCTGCGAAAGAAGCAGAGAATAaagcaaagaaatatttacaaatgccACCAGTGGTGAAGCAAAGATTAGATCCAACTGAGCCGCTGTGCAAAGACCCTTCATTAAAGGACCATGATACTGCTAAATATGTGTTTACCGATATCACATATGGTCTCAATgacaaaaaaagatttgttgTGGTTAGAGAACCTGAAGGCACATTGAGGCATGCTACTTGGCAAGAGCGAGATAGGATTGTACAAATCTATTTTCCAAAACCATCcagagagatagaaaaaccAAAAATGTTTGAAGGGGACAATTTGAAA agcTTATTAAATCGCAACGAGTATACATTCATACTGGATCGAGCCTGCGTGCAATTTGAGCCGGACGACCCGACGTATCAAGAAGTCACGCGAGAAGTATACGAGCATATAAACAAAGAGAAACATTTCGATGCTTTGAGGTCTACGCGTCATTTCGGGCCGATGGTATTTCATCTAGCGTGGACGAAAAACATTGACAATTTATTGTGCAAGATGATCGAGACTGGTCGGATTGAACACGCCGCGATACTGATACGGATCTTTCATATAATTCATCCCACGTTGAAATCAGCAGTGGATCTGTGCAAAGTCAGTGATGATGtagaatttattatgcattatgCGCGCCTGGACTCGCCGAGAAAAAGTACGATCGAGAAGCTCTTGCAATCGTATAAAGAATCGCGACAAAAACATCAAATCATAGAGGAAGGTATTAAACAGGCGCATGGTATTGTTTTAGAAACTAATaaagtgtaa